Proteins encoded by one window of Mercenaria mercenaria strain notata chromosome 4, MADL_Memer_1, whole genome shotgun sequence:
- the LOC128556538 gene encoding probable G-protein coupled receptor B0563.6, with product MGNLDEYVEYRVSLYILRIVPPLLLVFGTAGNVTSIVILMQRKNRISSTARFLTALAVCDTLSLLVTVSRNWPIVMFDVSIAHTSPIACKCYGFLVYFSSETSSWFIVAITVERFVCIFCPHRTKQICSLQRSNTVIMCIFTALFLFNVHLLFGMSIGENSKCYPTGDMYAEFYFKIWPIVKISVASIIPFLIVFVGNTSIMIKMRRRERSFRNQNVKSSRLMVTLVLLNVVFLVCITPMALFMLFLGKRYLNLGDTHEDAVVLLLWSVVNVLYFTNNAVNFLLYFLSGSRFRKEVRNLCCVKSWCHSAATDSTAQKQTGNK from the coding sequence ATGGGTAACTTAGACGAGTACGTTGAGTACAGAGTTTCTTTGTACATTTTACGAATAGTTCCCCCGCTTTTGCTCGTCTTTGGTACAGCTGGGAATGTTACTTCTATAGTAATATTGATGCAGCGTAAAAACCGTATCTCTTCGACAGCGAGATTTCTGACAGCTCTTGCCGTATGTGATACTTTGTCACTTTTGGTGACCGTATCTAGAAACTGGCCGATCGTGATGTTTGATGTTTCGATTGCACATACCTCTCCAATTGCATGCAAGTGTTACggctttttggtttatttttcgTCTGAAACGTCATCATGGTTTATTGTTGCCATAACTGTCGAACGATTTGTCTGCATATTCTGCCCACATAGAACGAAACAGATTTGTTCATTGCAACGATCAAACACTGTCATCATGTGTATTTTCACGGCGCTTTTTCTTTTCAATGTACATCTTCTCTTCGGAATGAGTATCGGCGAAAATAGCAAATGTTATCCTACGGGAGATATGTATGctgaattttactttaaaatatggcCCATTGTAAAAATTAGTGTAGCCAGCATTATCCCTTTCTTAATCGTCTTCGTGGGGAACACTTCTATCATGATTAAAATGCGCAGGAGAGAAAGGAGTTTTAGAAACCAAAACGTGAAAAGTTCCCGTTTAATGGTTACTCTAGTACTGTTGAACGTTGTGTTTCTCGTGTGTATTACACCAATGgcacttttcatgttgttcttaGGTAAAAGGTACCTAAATTTAGGCGACACGCACGAGGACGCTGTCGTGCTATTACTCTGGTCGGTCGTTAATGTGTTGTATTTCACAAACAATGCTGTTAATTTCTTACTGTACTTTCTCAGTGGCTCTAGATTCAGAAAGGAGGTAAGAAATCTTTGTTGCGTAAAGAGTTGGTGCCATAGTGCTGCTACTGACAGTACTGCACAAAAGCAAACTGGAAACAAGTAA